The following are from one region of the Candidatus Margulisiibacteriota bacterium genome:
- the rpsE gene encoding 30S ribosomal protein S5, translating to MRPEYQREQSEYKEKVVNISRVTKVVKGGKKMGFRAVVVLGDLKSKVGLGLGKAAEVSAAIRKGVEAAKRDLMTVPLVSGTIPHDVIGRFSASTVVLRPAPRGTGVIAGGSVRTILELCGVRNIVAKKIGSSNPINVARATLEALKLLRSEEEVSLARGKTLKVSHVET from the coding sequence ATGAGACCTGAATATCAGCGGGAACAATCGGAATATAAAGAAAAAGTTGTTAACATCAGCCGCGTGACCAAGGTGGTCAAAGGCGGCAAGAAAATGGGTTTCCGGGCGGTGGTCGTGCTGGGTGACCTGAAGTCGAAGGTCGGGCTGGGACTTGGCAAGGCGGCCGAAGTGTCGGCGGCGATCCGTAAAGGGGTAGAGGCGGCCAAAAGGGACCTCATGACGGTGCCGCTCGTTTCCGGGACGATACCGCACGACGTGATCGGGCGGTTCTCGGCCAGCACGGTCGTGCTGCGGCCAGCCCCGCGCGGGACCGGCGTTATTGCCGGCGGGTCGGTCCGCACGATCTTGGAACTGTGCGGGGTCAGGAACATCGTCGCCAAGAAGATCGGTTCTTCCAACCCGATCAATGTCGCCCGGGCGACCCTGGAAGCGCTGAAATTACTCCGCTCTGAAGAAGAAGTGTCACTAGCCAGAGGCAAGACATTGAAGGTTTCCCATGTTGAAACTTAA
- the rplB gene encoding 50S ribosomal protein L2, with amino-acid sequence MGIKQMKPRSPGTRFAIVDDYSDITKSYPEKKLLAKQKQQAGRDWRGFVSMRHRGGGNKKHYRIIDFRRDKDNMAATVIGIEYDPNRNCRIALVEYEDKERRYILAPVGLQDGEKIMSGVEVDIKVGNALPLRSIPIGTTVHNVEMEPGRGGQLARSAGAALVLLSKESGYGIIKLPSGEQRMIHLNCRATVGQVGNLDAKNMVLGKAGRKRHLGRRPEVRGVVMNPCDHPHGGGEGKSGIGREHPVTPWGKPTLGYKTRKPRRRSDRFILTRRK; translated from the coding sequence ATGGGTATCAAGCAGATGAAGCCCCGCAGCCCGGGGACAAGGTTCGCGATCGTCGATGATTACTCGGATATAACCAAGAGTTATCCGGAGAAGAAACTGCTGGCCAAACAGAAGCAGCAAGCGGGGCGCGACTGGCGCGGTTTCGTCTCGATGCGCCATCGCGGCGGCGGCAACAAGAAGCATTACCGGATAATTGATTTCCGGCGCGACAAGGATAATATGGCGGCCACGGTTATCGGGATCGAGTACGACCCGAACCGCAACTGCCGGATCGCCCTGGTCGAATATGAGGACAAGGAGCGGCGCTATATTTTGGCCCCGGTCGGCCTTCAAGACGGCGAAAAGATCATGTCCGGGGTGGAAGTCGATATTAAAGTTGGCAATGCCCTGCCGCTCCGCTCGATCCCGATCGGGACCACCGTCCATAACGTAGAGATGGAGCCGGGCCGGGGAGGGCAGCTCGCCCGTTCCGCCGGGGCCGCTCTGGTCCTGCTGTCCAAGGAATCGGGTTATGGCATTATCAAGCTGCCGTCCGGCGAGCAGCGGATGATCCATCTGAACTGCCGGGCGACCGTCGGCCAGGTCGGTAACCTGGACGCGAAAAACATGGTGCTCGGCAAAGCCGGGCGCAAGCGCCATCTCGGCCGGCGGCCGGAAGTGCGCGGGGTCGTTATGAACCCGTGCGACCATCCGCACGGCGGCGGCGAAGGCAAATCAGGCATTGGTCGCGAGCATCCGGTCACCCCTTGGGGTAAACCGACGCTCGGTTATAAGACCCGCAAACCGCGCCGGCGCAGTGACCGGTTTATTCTGACGAGGAGGAAGTAA
- a CDS encoding adenylate kinase, which yields MILIFLGPPGSGKGTQAKILAEEKGLPHISLGDILREEVRAESEIGKKAKSFMDGGNLVPDELSIELTRQRISKADCRNGFIIDGFPRSMAQAEALTKMFAAGKLSLDRVIYFKVDEAEVVKRLLARSSIEGRSDDNLEAIRTRFEVYEKTTRPLIDYYQKTGKLMEINAARTIEEIGRDLAKL from the coding sequence ATGATCTTGATCTTTCTTGGCCCGCCCGGGTCCGGCAAAGGGACCCAGGCTAAGATCCTGGCGGAGGAAAAGGGCTTGCCCCATATTTCGCTCGGGGATATTCTGCGCGAAGAGGTGAGGGCAGAGAGCGAGATCGGAAAAAAAGCCAAGAGTTTTATGGACGGGGGGAATCTGGTCCCTGACGAGTTATCAATTGAACTGACCAGGCAGCGGATCAGCAAAGCTGATTGCCGGAACGGTTTCATCATCGATGGTTTTCCGCGCTCCATGGCCCAGGCGGAAGCGCTGACCAAGATGTTCGCGGCTGGTAAATTGTCCCTGGACCGGGTCATTTATTTTAAGGTGGACGAAGCGGAAGTGGTCAAACGCCTTTTGGCCCGTTCGTCGATCGAGGGCCGGTCTGATGATAACCTTGAGGCGATCCGCACCCGTTTTGAGGTCTACGAGAAGACCACCCGGCCGCTGATCGATTATTATCAAAAGACGGGTAAATTGATGGAAATTAACGCGGCCCGCACGATCGAAGAGATCGGCCGCGATCTGGCCAAGCTGTAG
- the rplX gene encoding 50S ribosomal protein L24, producing the protein MNIKKGDIVMLLSGKDKGKKGKVIDVWPDDGKLVVEGLNIAKRHQKPTRNFPGGIIEKPMALQTSKVMLVCPRCSEPHRLGAKTVGEKKVRVCRGCSEIVDKV; encoded by the coding sequence ATGAACATCAAGAAGGGTGATATTGTCATGCTCCTCTCCGGCAAGGATAAGGGTAAGAAGGGGAAGGTCATCGATGTCTGGCCGGACGATGGTAAGCTAGTGGTCGAAGGGCTCAACATTGCCAAACGGCACCAAAAGCCGACCCGCAACTTCCCGGGCGGGATCATTGAGAAGCCGATGGCCCTCCAGACCTCCAAGGTCATGCTGGTCTGCCCGCGCTGCAGCGAGCCGCACCGCCTCGGGGCCAAAACGGTCGGTGAGAAAAAGGTCAGGGTCTGCCGCGGCTGTTCCGAAATAGTGGATAAGGTGTAA
- the rpsH gene encoding 30S ribosomal protein S8: MDSIADMLNRVNNALGVRKEGVDLPHSRVKEEIAKILLAEGYISKLEPLTRMNRKFIRLGLKYTAKGRSVIEGMKRVSTSGKRHYVAATKVPRVRSGFGTAIISTSKGLMTDAAARQAKLGGEVLCFIW, encoded by the coding sequence ATGGATTCAATCGCGGATATGTTGAATAGGGTCAATAACGCCTTGGGGGTGCGCAAAGAAGGGGTCGACCTGCCGCACTCGCGGGTCAAGGAAGAGATTGCTAAGATCTTGCTGGCGGAGGGGTACATTAGTAAACTGGAACCGCTGACCCGCATGAACCGGAAATTCATCCGTTTGGGCCTTAAGTATACCGCCAAGGGGCGGAGCGTGATCGAAGGGATGAAACGGGTCAGTACCTCCGGTAAGCGGCATTATGTCGCGGCGACGAAGGTCCCGCGGGTCCGCTCCGGTTTTGGCACGGCGATCATCTCGACCTCAAAAGGATTAATGACAGACGCCGCGGCCCGCCAGGCCAAGCTTGGCGGCGAAGTGCTCTGTTTCATTTGGTAA
- the secY gene encoding preprotein translocase subunit SecY: MLNIISGFMNIADLRKKIIFTVGMIVLFRLGAHIPVSGIDAVKMQSLFGQGNIMNFLDLFTGGALMRFSIFAMGIVPYINASIILQLLQVVIPHLEELSKEGDSGRKQIAAYTRYLTVVLAAFQAFGMAFWLRGVMLPDYNFVFFLIGTVVSLTAGSSLVMWFAELITDRGIGNGASMLIFVGIVSRIPAYVGQTITLVRGGASLIGVLILLAAFILMLVAIVIVQEGQRRVPVQYAKRIVGRKMYGGQSTYIPLRINQGGVIPIIFASSVLMFPATLAQFVPGGAMQKVIGWLSPSGGLYLVFYFVLIFFFTYFYTAITFNPTELAENIKKYGGFVTGIRPGKPTAQYLEYTITRLTLVGALFLAGIAIVPSIVESLTRITSFQGLGSTSLLIVVGVALDLVRQIQTHLVTRQYEGLLA, from the coding sequence ATGCTTAACATTATCTCCGGCTTCATGAATATTGCCGATCTGCGGAAGAAAATCATCTTTACCGTAGGGATGATCGTCCTCTTCCGGCTGGGCGCCCACATCCCCGTTTCCGGCATAGATGCCGTGAAGATGCAGAGCCTGTTCGGCCAGGGTAACATCATGAATTTTCTCGACCTCTTTACCGGTGGAGCTTTGATGCGCTTTTCGATCTTTGCCATGGGGATCGTGCCGTACATCAACGCTTCCATTATTTTACAACTGTTGCAGGTCGTTATTCCCCACTTAGAAGAGCTGTCCAAGGAAGGCGATAGCGGCCGCAAACAGATCGCGGCTTATACCCGTTATCTGACGGTCGTCCTGGCAGCTTTTCAAGCCTTTGGCATGGCTTTCTGGTTGAGAGGGGTCATGCTGCCGGACTATAATTTCGTTTTCTTCCTGATTGGCACGGTCGTTTCCTTGACCGCCGGCAGTTCGCTGGTCATGTGGTTTGCCGAGCTGATCACCGATCGGGGGATCGGCAACGGGGCCTCAATGCTGATCTTTGTCGGGATAGTCTCGCGCATCCCCGCTTATGTCGGCCAGACCATTACTTTGGTCCGCGGCGGTGCCTCGCTGATCGGCGTGCTCATCCTGCTCGCGGCCTTTATCTTGATGTTGGTGGCGATCGTTATTGTCCAGGAAGGGCAGCGCCGCGTCCCGGTGCAGTATGCCAAACGGATCGTCGGCCGGAAAATGTACGGCGGGCAATCGACTTATATCCCATTGCGGATCAACCAGGGCGGGGTGATCCCGATCATTTTTGCCTCTTCAGTCCTGATGTTCCCGGCCACGCTTGCCCAGTTTGTCCCGGGCGGGGCGATGCAAAAAGTGATCGGCTGGTTATCGCCTTCCGGCGGTCTCTACCTGGTTTTCTATTTTGTCTTGATATTTTTCTTTACTTATTTCTATACGGCCATTACCTTTAATCCGACCGAGCTGGCCGAGAATATCAAAAAGTACGGCGGGTTTGTGACCGGTATCCGCCCCGGGAAACCGACCGCCCAGTACCTGGAATATACTATTACCCGGCTGACCCTGGTCGGGGCGCTTTTTCTAGCCGGCATCGCGATCGTCCCGTCTATCGTCGAAAGCTTGACCCGCATCACCTCGTTCCAGGGGTTGGGGTCAACTTCCTTGCTGATCGTCGTGGGCGTGGCGCTGGACCTGGTCCGGCAGATCCAGACCCACCTGGTCACCAGGCAGTACGAAGGGTTGCTGGCATGA
- the rplW gene encoding 50S ribosomal protein L23 gives MEFDKIIVAQLVTEKSITGRANSRYAFRVNLGATKIDVKRAVEQYFKVKVLDVNTCHVRGKARMGKKIGWTATWKKAYVTLARGQKIQELEA, from the coding sequence ATGGAATTTGACAAGATCATCGTCGCCCAGCTGGTCACCGAAAAAAGTATTACCGGCCGGGCCAATTCTCGTTACGCCTTCCGGGTCAACCTGGGGGCGACCAAGATCGATGTCAAGCGGGCTGTCGAGCAGTATTTTAAGGTTAAAGTTTTGGACGTCAATACCTGCCATGTGCGGGGTAAGGCGAGGATGGGGAAGAAGATCGGCTGGACAGCCACCTGGAAAAAAGCCTATGTCACGCTAGCTCGCGGCCAGAAGATACAGGAGTTAGAAGCCTAA
- the rpsC gene encoding 30S ribosomal protein S3, which yields MGQKIHPKGLRLGIIEEWDSFWYSGKQDFPRLLKEDYDIRKHLKNILFRAGIARIKITRKANQIQIDIYSAKPGLIIGRGGKEIAAVREDLMKKVGKQVQLDVHEEKNPDANALLLAESIAAQLEKRISFRRAMKQGVSRAMRAGAKGVKLMVAGRLGGSEIARTEKYRLGRVPLHTLRARIDYGFTEAMTMYGKIGVKCWIYKGEVLPTVKEKEKSGTSTGQN from the coding sequence ATGGGACAAAAGATACATCCAAAAGGTTTGCGGCTCGGCATTATCGAAGAGTGGGATAGTTTTTGGTATTCCGGGAAGCAGGATTTTCCCCGGCTGCTGAAAGAGGACTATGACATCCGCAAACATTTAAAGAACATTCTCTTTCGCGCGGGGATAGCCAGGATCAAGATAACCCGCAAAGCGAACCAGATCCAGATCGACATTTATTCCGCCAAGCCCGGGCTGATCATCGGCCGGGGCGGCAAAGAGATCGCGGCCGTGCGGGAAGATCTGATGAAGAAGGTCGGTAAGCAGGTGCAGCTCGATGTCCACGAGGAGAAGAATCCCGATGCCAACGCCCTTTTGCTGGCCGAGAGCATCGCCGCCCAGCTCGAAAAGCGGATCTCTTTCCGCCGGGCGATGAAACAGGGTGTCTCCCGGGCGATGCGGGCCGGGGCCAAAGGGGTTAAATTGATGGTAGCCGGACGGTTAGGCGGTTCCGAGATCGCGCGGACCGAAAAATACCGCTTGGGCCGTGTGCCGCTGCATACCCTGCGGGCGCGGATCGATTACGGTTTCACCGAAGCGATGACCATGTACGGCAAGATCGGCGTCAAGTGCTGGATCTACAAAGGCGAAGTCCTGCCGACCGTTAAGGAAAAGGAGAAAAGTGGTACTAGTACCGGGCAAAACTAA
- the rplN gene encoding 50S ribosomal protein L14: MIQPRSMLNVADNSGARIVMCIRVLGGSNRKYAGIGGEIIAVVKEASPNMTVKRSEVVRCVIVRLRKPLRRPDGSYVMFDDNAVVVITPDKNPRGTRVFGPVARELREKEFMKIVSLAPEVV; encoded by the coding sequence TTGATTCAGCCGCGTAGTATGCTTAATGTGGCCGACAATTCCGGGGCGCGCATCGTGATGTGCATCCGGGTACTCGGTGGTTCCAACCGGAAATACGCCGGGATCGGGGGCGAGATCATCGCGGTGGTCAAGGAAGCCTCGCCGAACATGACCGTTAAACGTTCCGAGGTTGTGCGCTGCGTCATTGTCCGGCTGCGCAAGCCGCTGCGCCGCCCGGACGGCAGTTATGTCATGTTCGACGATAACGCGGTCGTGGTCATCACGCCCGACAAGAACCCCCGCGGGACGCGCGTCTTCGGGCCGGTGGCCAGGGAACTGCGCGAAAAGGAATTCATGAAAATCGTTTCGCTCGCGCCGGAGGTCGTCTGA
- the rplD gene encoding 50S ribosomal protein L4, whose translation MPQLTQKVFNEKLNSAVVHEALRWYLASRRRGTHSALTRTEVSGGGKKPWAQKGTGHARAGSNRSPLWRHGGVIFPPKPRDYGYALPKRVRKLALRVVLSELNREGRILALPTVAVAEAKSRAGLKFLKEQGVSGRAIVLLGSPEATTERALRNLAGVSVITCDDLNIHDLLQTEWLVLDAAALKILEARLS comes from the coding sequence ATGCCGCAGTTGACTCAAAAGGTCTTTAATGAAAAGTTAAACAGCGCGGTGGTCCACGAAGCGCTCCGCTGGTATCTGGCCAGCCGGCGCCGCGGGACCCACAGCGCTTTGACCCGGACCGAGGTTTCCGGCGGCGGTAAAAAGCCGTGGGCGCAGAAGGGAACCGGTCACGCTCGCGCCGGGAGCAATCGCTCACCGCTCTGGCGCCATGGCGGCGTGATCTTCCCGCCGAAGCCGCGCGACTACGGCTATGCCTTGCCCAAGCGGGTCAGGAAGCTGGCGTTGCGGGTCGTCCTGTCAGAGCTCAACCGCGAAGGGCGGATCTTAGCCCTGCCGACAGTCGCGGTGGCCGAGGCCAAGTCCCGGGCTGGGCTTAAGTTCCTGAAAGAGCAGGGGGTGAGCGGCCGGGCGATCGTCTTGCTCGGTAGCCCGGAGGCGACGACCGAACGGGCGTTGCGCAACCTGGCCGGCGTTTCCGTCATTACCTGTGACGACCTTAATATCCATGACCTGCTGCAGACCGAGTGGCTGGTCCTCGACGCGGCCGCGCTCAAAATTCTAGAGGCGAGGTTAAGCTAA
- the rplE gene encoding 50S ribosomal protein L5, whose amino-acid sequence MLNMKEKYLKEVVPKLVKERHYKNTMQVPRLEKVVINRGVGEARDNAKAIDVSAAELAEIVGQKPLVTHSKKAISAFKLRGNIPIGLKVTLRGRRMYDFVNKLLNLALPKIRDFRGVSPKSFDGRGNYSLGIKEQLIFPEVDYEAVDMVRGMDITFVTSSNKDEEARQLLQMLGMPFRKEG is encoded by the coding sequence ATGCTGAACATGAAAGAAAAATATTTAAAAGAAGTTGTCCCGAAGCTGGTCAAGGAGCGCCATTATAAGAACACCATGCAGGTGCCGCGCCTGGAAAAAGTCGTCATTAACCGCGGCGTCGGCGAAGCGCGTGACAATGCCAAGGCGATCGATGTTTCCGCGGCCGAGCTGGCGGAGATCGTCGGCCAGAAGCCGCTGGTGACGCACAGCAAAAAGGCGATCTCGGCTTTCAAGCTTCGGGGGAACATCCCGATCGGGCTCAAGGTCACTTTGCGCGGCCGGCGGATGTATGATTTTGTCAACAAGCTGCTTAATCTTGCCCTGCCCAAGATCAGGGACTTTCGAGGGGTCAGCCCGAAGTCGTTCGACGGCCGGGGGAACTATTCCCTGGGGATCAAGGAACAGCTCATTTTCCCCGAGGTTGATTATGAGGCGGTCGACATGGTCCGCGGCATGGACATCACTTTTGTCACCTCATCCAACAAGGATGAGGAGGCGCGCCAGCTGCTGCAAATGCTCGGCATGCCTTTTAGGAAAGAAGGATAG
- the rpsQ gene encoding 30S ribosomal protein S17 produces the protein MEKGKVKIKQGVVISNKMQKTVVVQVGRVYRHPLYEKVMKASSNFKAHDERNECQIGDLVEIMETRRLSKDKRWRVVRRIKIDSAA, from the coding sequence TTGGAGAAGGGTAAAGTCAAGATCAAGCAAGGGGTCGTGATCAGCAATAAAATGCAAAAGACCGTCGTAGTGCAGGTCGGTCGGGTTTACCGGCATCCGCTCTACGAAAAAGTGATGAAAGCCTCCAGCAATTTCAAGGCGCATGACGAGAGGAACGAGTGCCAGATCGGCGATCTGGTCGAGATCATGGAAACCAGGCGTTTATCTAAAGATAAACGCTGGCGGGTCGTGAGGAGGATCAAAATTGATTCAGCCGCGTAG
- the rplF gene encoding 50S ribosomal protein L6, with protein MGRIGKRELIVPKGVEVKVNAGQVTVKGPKGTLTEDILPTIAVKVVDGLVKTEIVTESKLSDALHGLYNALIKNMLTGVTDGFQKDLEMVGVGYRAVMQGKKLTLQVGFSHPVEFDPPAGIDFTVTANTKINIKGIDRQRVGQIAAEIRAVREVEPYKGKGIKYAGEVVRRKAGKAAKAAGGGGA; from the coding sequence ATGGGCAGAATAGGTAAAAGAGAATTAATTGTTCCCAAAGGCGTTGAGGTCAAGGTCAACGCCGGTCAGGTTACGGTTAAAGGGCCGAAAGGGACCTTGACTGAAGATATCCTGCCGACAATCGCCGTTAAGGTGGTTGACGGGTTGGTTAAAACCGAGATAGTTACCGAGAGTAAGCTCTCAGACGCTCTGCATGGTTTATATAACGCCCTGATCAAGAACATGTTGACCGGCGTCACGGATGGTTTTCAGAAAGACTTGGAAATGGTCGGCGTTGGTTATCGCGCCGTGATGCAGGGGAAGAAACTAACGCTGCAGGTCGGTTTTTCCCACCCGGTGGAGTTCGATCCGCCGGCCGGGATAGATTTTACCGTGACGGCCAATACCAAGATCAACATCAAGGGGATTGACCGCCAGCGGGTCGGCCAGATCGCGGCCGAGATCAGGGCAGTGCGGGAAGTTGAGCCGTATAAAGGCAAAGGGATCAAGTATGCCGGCGAAGTGGTCAGGCGCAAAGCCGGTAAAGCGGCCAAAGCGGCCGGCGGCGGGGGAGCTTAA
- the rpmC gene encoding 50S ribosomal protein L29: MSTALLDSKQLRELSAGELHKKLDETRRELVGLRIQRANQQLKNLLKIRELRRMVARILTIVREKGDK; the protein is encoded by the coding sequence ATGAGTACGGCACTGTTGGACTCAAAACAACTCCGGGAGCTGTCGGCGGGCGAGCTGCACAAGAAGCTCGACGAGACCCGGCGCGAACTGGTCGGCCTGCGGATCCAGCGGGCTAACCAGCAGCTCAAGAATTTGTTAAAGATCCGCGAGCTCCGGCGGATGGTCGCCCGGATCCTGACCATCGTCCGTGAGAAAGGAGACAAGTAA
- the rplO gene encoding 50S ribosomal protein L15, which yields MKLNQLSPAKGSKHRKKRVGRGSSSGLGKTCGRGHKGQTSRSGGTKGSRFEGGQTPLYRRLPKRGFKNYPFRKEYSIFNLGQLDRVKGTVGLIKILGVGELKGNPGTVAAHKFSASAKQKIEAAGGKLEILNA from the coding sequence TTGAAACTTAACCAACTGTCACCCGCTAAGGGTTCAAAGCATCGCAAGAAACGGGTCGGCCGCGGCTCCAGCTCGGGGCTCGGTAAGACTTGCGGCCGCGGCCACAAAGGCCAGACCAGCCGTTCCGGCGGGACCAAAGGGAGCCGTTTTGAAGGGGGCCAAACCCCGCTTTACCGCCGTCTTCCCAAACGCGGTTTTAAGAATTATCCTTTCCGCAAGGAGTATTCGATCTTCAACCTGGGCCAACTGGACCGGGTCAAGGGGACCGTTGGCCTGATCAAGATCCTCGGTGTTGGCGAGCTGAAGGGGAACCCCGGCACGGTGGCCGCCCATAAGTTCAGCGCCTCGGCCAAGCAAAAGATCGAAGCGGCCGGAGGGAAACTAGAGATCCTCAATGCTTAA
- the rplP gene encoding 50S ribosomal protein L16, producing the protein MVLVPGKTKFRKHQRRRLRGRATLGATINFGEYGLQSTEVGYLSTNQIESARKTIAHHFKRGGKIWLRVFADKIVTAKAAETRMGGGKGAPVRFEAPVKRGHIIFEVAGVTELEAREALRLAAYKLPLATRVVVKQ; encoded by the coding sequence GTGGTACTAGTACCGGGCAAAACTAAGTTCAGGAAGCACCAACGGCGGCGGCTGCGCGGCCGGGCGACGTTGGGCGCGACCATTAATTTCGGCGAATACGGCCTGCAGTCGACCGAGGTCGGTTATTTATCAACCAACCAGATCGAATCGGCCCGCAAGACCATTGCCCACCATTTCAAGCGCGGCGGCAAGATCTGGCTGCGCGTTTTTGCCGACAAGATCGTTACGGCCAAAGCGGCCGAGACCAGAATGGGTGGCGGCAAGGGGGCCCCGGTCAGGTTTGAAGCTCCGGTCAAGCGCGGCCACATCATTTTCGAAGTGGCCGGTGTGACTGAACTTGAAGCGCGGGAAGCGCTCCGCCTGGCGGCTTATAAGTTGCCGTTAGCGACGCGGGTGGTAGTTAAGCAATGA
- the rplR gene encoding 50S ribosomal protein L18, whose translation MKKKRKIFGTAERPRLTVHRSLNGIYAQLVDDLAGRTLAAASTVEKGLVKKGGNIAAAKVIGHKIAERGVAKGIKKVVFDRGRALYHGRVKALADAAREGGFEF comes from the coding sequence ATGAAGAAAAAACGGAAGATATTTGGCACGGCTGAGCGCCCCAGGCTGACCGTCCATCGCAGCCTTAACGGCATTTACGCCCAGCTGGTCGACGACCTGGCCGGCCGGACGCTGGCTGCCGCCTCGACGGTTGAAAAGGGCTTGGTCAAAAAGGGCGGCAACATCGCCGCCGCCAAGGTGATCGGCCACAAGATCGCGGAGCGGGGTGTGGCCAAAGGGATCAAGAAAGTTGTGTTCGATCGCGGCCGGGCGTTATACCACGGACGGGTCAAGGCTCTAGCTGACGCCGCGCGCGAAGGAGGCTTTGAATTTTAA
- a CDS encoding type Z 30S ribosomal protein S14, translated as MAKKCWLERLKREPKFSTRHKNRCQICGRARSYYRKFGLCRICLRNLAHKGQIPGMQKASW; from the coding sequence ATGGCAAAAAAATGCTGGTTGGAAAGGTTGAAGCGGGAGCCGAAGTTCTCGACGCGGCACAAGAATCGCTGCCAGATCTGCGGCCGGGCGCGTTCTTACTACCGGAAGTTTGGGCTGTGCCGCATCTGCTTAAGAAATCTGGCGCATAAAGGCCAGATCCCGGGCATGCAGAAAGCTAGCTGGTAA
- the rplV gene encoding 50S ribosomal protein L22, with the protein MTIVRAKAKWVKSSDRKLQRVLELVRGKMAGEALTLLRFMPQKGARIIEKVLKSALANAKQNHKMESANLVVCEAYANKGIIMKRMQPRARGRGFPIKKRTSHVTVGLSALEGV; encoded by the coding sequence ATGACAATAGTAAGAGCCAAAGCTAAATGGGTCAAGAGTTCCGACCGGAAACTGCAGCGGGTGCTGGAGCTGGTCCGCGGCAAAATGGCCGGGGAAGCGCTGACCCTGCTTCGTTTCATGCCCCAAAAAGGGGCGCGGATCATCGAGAAAGTCCTGAAGTCGGCCCTGGCTAACGCCAAACAGAACCACAAAATGGAATCGGCTAATCTGGTCGTCTGCGAAGCTTATGCCAATAAAGGGATCATCATGAAAAGGATGCAGCCGCGGGCGCGCGGCCGTGGTTTTCCGATCAAGAAACGGACCAGCCATGTGACGGTCGGCCTCAGCGCTCTGGAGGGAGTTTAA
- the rpsS gene encoding 30S ribosomal protein S19, which yields MGRSIKKGPYVDEKLLKKVQKMTLAKEKKVLKTWARNCTIIPEMIGFTFAVHNGIKHIPIFVSENMVGHKLGEFSHTRNFRSHSSPTNKATTLT from the coding sequence ATGGGACGCTCGATCAAAAAGGGCCCGTATGTCGACGAAAAACTCCTGAAGAAGGTCCAGAAGATGACGCTGGCCAAAGAGAAAAAGGTGCTCAAGACCTGGGCGCGCAACTGTACGATCATCCCGGAAATGATCGGCTTCACGTTCGCCGTCCATAACGGAATTAAGCATATCCCGATCTTTGTCTCGGAGAACATGGTCGGCCACAAGCTGGGCGAGTTCTCCCATACCAGGAATTTCCGGAGCCATAGTTCGCCGACCAATAAAGCCACGACACTGACATGA